The Deltaproteobacteria bacterium genome contains the following window.
GTTGAAGAATCGGTCTATCTCGGGGGCGAGAGCGCCGCCGCCGCTGATAAAGATATTAATCCGATCCATGCCGAGGGCGGACCGCAGTTTCGAGAATATGACCTTTTCCGCAATACCATACTGTATCTTCAATCCCAGCGGCATCGCCGAGTGCTGCACCCGGTAATCGACCGCCCTGTCGGCGACCGACGTCGCCCAGCCGAAAAGCTTCTTTTTCGACGGCGGAGCGTTTTCCAGTTTGGAGAGGATCCCCGAATGGATCTTTTCAAAGAGGCGCGGCACGCTCACCACCAGGGTCGGCCGGGCCGCTGTCATGTCCTCCAGTATGGTCTGAAAGCTCTCGGCGAGATAATTGACGGCGCCGATATGGATCATCAGATAAACACTGATGGTCCTGCCCAGCGAATGGCTCCAGGGGAGAAATGACAGGGCCGTGTCATGATGCCCGATCATGGGATGGGTGCCGAAACTCTGCTTGATGTTGGCGACGAAATTATCATGGGTCAGCATGACGCCTTTCGGGTCGCCCGTTGTTCCCGAGGTGTAGATCAGTGTTGCCAGCTTATCACCCCTGATGGACCTGAGACGATTCTCAAATTCCTCCCTGTTGCCTGCCGCGGCCCCCTGTTTCATTACCTCATCGAGGGACAGAATGTCCGCGTCATCGGTGGCAATGGGGTCGAAGGTGATGATCTTTGTGAGCCCATCCATTTTGTTCCTGACGCTCAGGACCCGCTCGAGGTGATCCCGGTCGGAAACGAGGACGATCTTTGACCCCGAGTCCCTGATGATGTAGGCGGCCTCTCCTCCGGAGTTCGTCGCGTATATCGGCGCGTCGGCCGCCGCGATCGACAGGATGGCCAGGTCAGCCACCAGCCACTGCCAGCAGTTCTCCGAAAAGATCGAGACGATATCACCCGGCCGGACCCCCAGGGTAATCAGACCGCATCCGAGATCGACGACCCTCTTTTGCATTTCATCCCAACTGATATCGCTGTATGTTCCCTGTTCCTTGCAGCGAAGACAGGCTTCGTGTCGGTATTTTTCCGCCCTGTTGTGAAATATTCCAGCGATAGACGTTTCAGCGTACTCCATGGAAAACCTCCCTTCTTTCTTGTTTTTTATCACAATGGATCTGCTGTCGGATGGGTTCAGAAGGTCTGGGGGTGACACCGCTGTTCGGCGCCCGGGCTCCCCGGATCGGTGTGCAACTCAGGTTCGTCTGTTAAAGAGCAAAGAATCGGATACGCCCTATGCGGCTCCGATGAAGGTCCCCTTAGCTGGGCATGGTAGTGAAAACACCCCGCGGGTCCACTTCCGATCTCAGGATGTTCAGGATGTCGTCAGGTATCATGGGCGAAGCGGGGATCTCGCCTTCGGGCCGCAGGAGTTCGAAGCCCGTCGATTGCTGCGCGATGTCGAAATTGACGCCCGGTGTCAGCGATTTGACGCGCATGCGCTTTGATGCCGGTTCAAAATCGTAGACGCCCCACTGGCTCAGGACGGCTATGGGGCCGTTCCCGGGAAGACCCGCCTCCCGCCTGCTGTTTCCACCGTCGAGATGTCCCACGGACGTGATGAAGTCGACCCGTTCGGGGAATCGTTCCGGTGTCTGCAGGCCGACGAGGACCATGTTCTCCGTCAGCGAAGAAAGGTCGTTGTTCCCCCCGGAACCGGTCAGGCGGACGGTGGGGTTCAAAAGGTCCTTCCCGATCTGATGGGTGTTGACATTGCCGTACATGTCGATCTGGGCGAACCCGAGAAACGCCATGTCAACGTACCCGTTGAAGCTCTGTCCGAAAGAATAGGCCATTTCCATCAGAACCGGTGATTTCCGCCAGGTCAGCGGGCAGCCCACCGACCAGGGCATATCTCCCGGTATGGGGTCCTGTCCTCCCGATTCATACACGAGCGTGATGTTCGGCGCGTGGGTTTTGCGCGCCAGGATTGCGGCCACCATGGGAAGTCCCGTGCCGACATAGACGATCGAATGGTCCCGGATCTGTACAGCTATGATATATGTAAGCATTTCAAGAAGATTTGCTGGTCCCTGCTGTTTCATGTCCTATCTCCTCCTCTGTCCCCGGGTGATTAATAATAGATGCCCGGGTCATCATTGATGTTATATTCCTTATATGAGAAATCGATGTCCTCGTTGTCCCCTTCGGCAGATTTGGTCTGGCGCCGCGCTTCGGCGATCCACTTCGCGCCGCCGAGTTTTTCGACGAAATCAAATTGATCCTTTGACTCCATGACCCAGTAGTTGAAATGATCAATGAATCGTTCTTCGTCGGGACTGGCCAGGCGCATGGTCTTTTCCCACCACTGGCGCGACCAGTAGTAATATCCCGGCATGTTGCCCGGGACGGCGCCGAAAGGAAGCTCCACAACGGCGTCGGCGTAAAAGAAGGGGATGACGACGCCCTTCCTTCCGTTGTGTCGAAAGGAGCTTTCAGGGATGATCTCTTCCGCCGTAATGATCAGTTTTCTCGTGGCGATCGCCAGGGCGGTGTCATTCACCACGGGCCCGTAAATAAAGGCGTTACCGTATTTGTCGGCCGCGTGAGCATGAATGATGGTGATATCCGGGTATATGGCGGGAATAAAGGCCACCGGGTCGGGGTCATCCCGCAGGGGGTTCTGCATGACTTTTACATAAGGATTGTATTTGATGATGTCCGAGCCGAGCATCTGCTTGCTGAACAGGCCCGGGGCTCCCAGCTGGGCGGCCTTGAGGGCCAGTGCCACGCCGCCGTGGCTCCATTCCGATAAAATGCCCACCTTGCCGTTCTTCAACTGCCGGGAATAATTACGGTCGGTCCCGCGCATCTCGGCGCCTATATAGGAATTGTGAGAGTAGCGGACGGTACCGTAATTGATCATGTAACTCTGATTCGTGTTGGGTGCACCGATGACCTGCAGGTCCTTTTTGCCCTGACGCATTATCTCGAAATACGCCTGGTGGGAAGTGCGGACATAGGCAAATCCGGCATCGGAAAGAACGTCACCGTCATCCACGAAGGTGGCGATCGCTTCTTTCAGATCCATTCTTTTGTCGATTTTGCCGCGTTCCTTTTTCAGGTGGGCTGCCCGTGCGGATTCGAAATCCACCAGACGATCCAGTATCGAGGTGTCCTCGATCTTGAGGTTCCTGAGGGCATCCTCGTTATAGCTGTACGTACTCATGTTCCTTCTCCTCATATAAAAGATCTGTGGGCGGTGTTTGTAATGGGGCCGTATGTCCCCGTTCGGGGCGCACAGGGTCGGTTTCGAATGGAATCCATGTGGTGCTTCTGAAGGCCCGTGTTACATAAATCCGTTTTTTGTTCGCAAGAAAAATGCCAGGGATGCTGAAGGCATCAGGTAAGGGAGCATGTTCTGAATTAGTTCGGAAAAACGAATGGTTATGCTTGTGACGATTCAACTACACCCGATGTGGGATCGCTCGGCCCGAGAGGCTCTTTTCAGAAAAGTGCGAATATCGAACGTTGTTCCTGTGTTTAATGAATGCGGTCGGTTTATTTGTAAGGTTATAGCACGATATGTGCGATATCCGAACTTGCTGTTTGGATATCGCACAATACTATTGCTACATCATTTCCTGCTGACTGAGTTCCACGGCGCGGTCTATTTCGGCCTTCAATCGCGGAGGCAGGCCGGGTATGTCGACACTGAGAAAACCCCTGACGATCGTCGCCGTTGCTTCTTCCTCCGTCAGACCCCTCGACATGAGGTAGAGGATCTCATCCTGGGCGATCTTGCCCACCGCTGCTTCGTGGGACATTTCAACGCCGTCCACCATGCCCTTCAGCTCCGGAATGGCGTGCATCAGGCCGCCGTTGAGAATGAGGCCGTGACATTCGAGATGTCCCCGCACCCCGGGTACCTCACCCACGATGTCGCCCCGGGCGATGATGGTGCCGCCGTTGGTGATGGCACGGGAAACGATCTCCGCCCGGGTATCCTCCGCTCTGAGCAGTACCCTGCCGCCGATGTCGATCTCGGACCCGGGTGCTCCCACAAGAAGGCTGTAAAAGCGAGCCACGGATCCCTTGCCCTCGAGGCGGGTCGTCGGGTATGCCTGGATCGACTGGATTGGTTTCATGCTGACATAGTTGCTCAGGAAAAGGCCGCCTTCTTCGACGCAGGTGACCGAGCGGGGCCGTACGATCATGTTGTCGGCCCAGTGATGTATCATGGTGAAACTCAGCTTCGCGTTCTTCTTGACGTAAAATTCCGAGATGCCGATGTGCAGCCCCCGGCTGACATGTGCCGCCGCCGCGCACCCTGAAATGACGTGAACTTCGGAGCCCTCTTCGGCGATGACGATGTTGTGTACGTTCTGAACGGATCCGTCCTTGTGGAAATAGAGGCATGCCTGGACGGGGAATGATATGGCCTTCCCCGGCAATGCGCGGATCACATAGCCGTCCTGGAGGTCCGTATGGGCACGGGAAGTGTACTTGTCCAGATCGACGGGCACCAGCTTTCCATAGTAATCCCGTATCCACGGGAGGTGTTCCAGGGCGTCCCGGATGGGTATGACCTCCAGCCCTTCTTCGTGTGAGAATGAGTAAATGGCAACGGAATCCTTCTGGATATAGGTGCCGGATTTTTCCTGCTCGCTGGTATCGATACCGGCCATGAGCAACTGTTCCCGGTCTTCCTCGGGGATGTCAGCCGCCCGTTTCACGGTTTCGTGCCGGGGGGATTCTTCCGTGAAGGAATCTATATCTATATCGGGGCCGATGGCTGCCTGTTTGTCCCGGGCCGCAGCGGCCTTTTTATCTAGATCACGCATCGCACACATTGCTCGTATCCTTCATCCTTTATTTGCTTGAAGATCGCCGTGGGGTTGCTCTTGCAGGCCAGGACCCCGTTGAAGAGCACCTGTCCCTTGTCGGCGGTGACATAGTCCAGTATGAACCCCGTATGAGTGATGATCAGCCCCATTTTCGTCCGTTCCTTGATCGCGTCCTTTTTTGATTCTCCCGGCCGCGGATGGATATCTCTCTGAAGCAACCGGCTGATCGTCTGGCCGATCAGGGCTATGTTTTCCAGGTCGACACCCGACTCCGGTTCGTCGAACAGGAGGAGCTCCGGGTCCTGTGCCATGAGCTGCAGCAGTTCTGAGCGCTTGATCTCCCCGCCCGAAAAGCCTACATTGATGTCCCGGTCGAGAAACTGGGCA
Protein-coding sequences here:
- a CDS encoding long-chain fatty acid--CoA ligase, with translation MEYAETSIAGIFHNRAEKYRHEACLRCKEQGTYSDISWDEMQKRVVDLGCGLITLGVRPGDIVSIFSENCWQWLVADLAILSIAAADAPIYATNSGGEAAYIIRDSGSKIVLVSDRDHLERVLSVRNKMDGLTKIITFDPIATDDADILSLDEVMKQGAAAGNREEFENRLRSIRGDKLATLIYTSGTTGDPKGVMLTHDNFVANIKQSFGTHPMIGHHDTALSFLPWSHSLGRTISVYLMIHIGAVNYLAESFQTILEDMTAARPTLVVSVPRLFEKIHSGILSKLENAPPSKKKLFGWATSVADRAVDYRVQHSAMPLGLKIQYGIAEKVIFSKLRSALGMDRINIFISGGGALAPEIDRFFNGIGINVHNGYGLTETSPVTNVNTFDVFQFGSVGPVLPDTKVRIADDGEILIKGPQVMKGYFNKPDATASAFTDDGWFMSGDIGFIDDTGCLHITDRKKDLIVTAGGKNISPQNIENTLTQDLFIEQAVTIGEGKKYLSALIVPSFAELSSYAKNKGISFADNEELIKNPEIVAFYDGRIKELMKDYARVEQLRKFTLLPNEFTIETGELTPTLKLKRKVINSKFSRVIDGMYEG
- a CDS encoding 3-oxoacid CoA-transferase produces the protein MKQQGPANLLEMLTYIIAVQIRDHSIVYVGTGLPMVAAILARKTHAPNITLVYESGGQDPIPGDMPWSVGCPLTWRKSPVLMEMAYSFGQSFNGYVDMAFLGFAQIDMYGNVNTHQIGKDLLNPTVRLTGSGGNNDLSSLTENMVLVGLQTPERFPERVDFITSVGHLDGGNSRREAGLPGNGPIAVLSQWGVYDFEPASKRMRVKSLTPGVNFDIAQQSTGFELLRPEGEIPASPMIPDDILNILRSEVDPRGVFTTMPS
- a CDS encoding CoA transferase subunit A is translated as MSTYSYNEDALRNLKIEDTSILDRLVDFESARAAHLKKERGKIDKRMDLKEAIATFVDDGDVLSDAGFAYVRTSHQAYFEIMRQGKKDLQVIGAPNTNQSYMINYGTVRYSHNSYIGAEMRGTDRNYSRQLKNGKVGILSEWSHGGVALALKAAQLGAPGLFSKQMLGSDIIKYNPYVKVMQNPLRDDPDPVAFIPAIYPDITIIHAHAADKYGNAFIYGPVVNDTALAIATRKLIITAEEIIPESSFRHNGRKGVVIPFFYADAVVELPFGAVPGNMPGYYYWSRQWWEKTMRLASPDEERFIDHFNYWVMESKDQFDFVEKLGGAKWIAEARRQTKSAEGDNEDIDFSYKEYNINDDPGIYY
- a CDS encoding SufD family Fe-S cluster assembly protein; this encodes MCAMRDLDKKAAAARDKQAAIGPDIDIDSFTEESPRHETVKRAADIPEEDREQLLMAGIDTSEQEKSGTYIQKDSVAIYSFSHEEGLEVIPIRDALEHLPWIRDYYGKLVPVDLDKYTSRAHTDLQDGYVIRALPGKAISFPVQACLYFHKDGSVQNVHNIVIAEEGSEVHVISGCAAAAHVSRGLHIGISEFYVKKNAKLSFTMIHHWADNMIVRPRSVTCVEEGGLFLSNYVSMKPIQSIQAYPTTRLEGKGSVARFYSLLVGAPGSEIDIGGRVLLRAEDTRAEIVSRAITNGGTIIARGDIVGEVPGVRGHLECHGLILNGGLMHAIPELKGMVDGVEMSHEAAVGKIAQDEILYLMSRGLTEEEATATIVRGFLSVDIPGLPPRLKAEIDRAVELSQQEMM
- a CDS encoding ABC transporter ATP-binding protein, which translates into the protein MLVLENLQVKMGDRELLRNINLEIRPGQTHILFGPNGSGKTSLLMAIMGYPQYQVTSGKIYFKDKDITYLPVNERARMGIGMSYQRPPSIQGLKTKQMVSICSGDHVDVEALANQMNFAQFLDRDINVGFSGGEIKRSELLQLMAQDPELLLFDEPESGVDLENIALIGQTISRLLQRDIHPRPGESKKDAIKERTKMGLIITHTGFILDYVTADKGQVLFNGVLACKSNPTAIFKQIKDEGYEQCVRCVI